From Schizosaccharomyces pombe strain 972h- genome assembly, chromosome: II, the proteins below share one genomic window:
- the cwf25 gene encoding protein Cwf25 gives MGGGDLNMKKSWHPLLMRNQEKVWKDEQAHKEEMKRVEQLRREIEEERQLLELHRLQEAAGGKKRKDRVEWMYAVPNTNGPNRDSSEMEEYLLGRRRLDDLLKDKIEDQNNSLEKTEFIALQNANSLQDTQAKLRLDPLLAIKQQEQKQLQTLMEKRKYSLDSDRKSKERRHRDRHHRSNQDRSRERSDNEQHSSDKREHSRRSYRNDRNNWRERTHNDRYRHRDKYDSGYFKKHYDDDMRFDQGHFQDERDLKKYVRTSRQYSRSPSPDFRTRNHQFHSRDSQPITQRHTDIESRLQKMQDNAKELDESRRKKIELLEKKERDEEQFLEKERRDTARKWDNQGDFIRNMRKEIYSGDSVSLADRVNSSRHNMLRP, from the exons ATGGGTGGTGGAGATCTaaatatgaagaaaagctG GCATCCTCTGCTAATGAGGAACCAGGAAAAAGTTTGGAAAGATGAGCAAGCTCACAAAGAAGAGATGAAGCGAGTCGAGCAACTTAGGcgagaaattgaagaagaacgTCAACTATTGGAATTACATCGGCTACAAGAAGCTGCTggtggaaaaaaaagaaaagacaGAGTTGAGTGGATGTATGCAGTTCCTAACACGAATGGACCCAATCGTGACTCTTCAGAAATGGAAGAATATTTGCTTGGAAGGCGACGTCTAGATGATCTTTTAAAGGACAAGATAGAGGAtcaaaataattcattAGAAAAAACAGAGTTTATCGCTCTTCAAAACGCGAACTCCCTACAAGACACACAGGCAAAGTTGCGACTAGATCCTTTACTTGCAATCAAGCAACAAGAACAAAAACAACTACAAACGCTTatggaaaaaaggaaatactCTTTAGACTCTGATAGAAAGTCGAAAGAACGGCGGCACCGCGATCGTCATCATCGAAGCAATCAAGACAGAAGCAGGGAAAGGTCAGATAATGAACAACATTCTTCTGACAAAAGGGAGCATTCAAGAAGAAGCTACCGTAATGACCGAAATAATTGGAGAGAACGCACACACAATGATCGCTATCGGCATCGAGATAAATATGACTCTGGTTATTTCAAGAAACATTACGATGATGATATGCGCTTTGATCAGGGTCATTTTCAAGATGAAAGAGacctaaaaaaatatgtgCGAACAAGCAGACAATATTCTCGTTCACCATCTCCGGATTTCAGGACTCGAAATCACCAATTTCATTCTCGAGACTCGCAACCTATCACTCAAAGGCATACCGATATAGAAAGCCGTTTACAGAAAATGCAAGACAATGCTAAGGAATTAGATGAGTcacgaagaaaaaaaattgaactattggaaaagaaagaaagagatGAAGAACagtttttggaaaaagagAGACGCGATACCGCAAGAAAATGGGATAACCAAGGAGATTTTATCAGAAATATGAGAAAAGAGATCTACTCTGGTGATTCTGTAAGCTTGGCAGATCGTGTGAATAGTAGCCGACATAACATGTTAAGGCCGTAA
- the fan1 gene encoding fanconi-associated nuclease 1, which produces MKRFFNEACDINTPDKSGVNENKLCFPPLKVVCQAPETTVKGQVANTNKHNVYSTKNSMYLLGFEEILNTVLDCEPHIFTDDELRVIENFKALDSDERYLFVRLFMRKRNKWFRVGHLTYPDCKDVIACCKQLVLKNFFEDESLMSTEEIIEILSLDELRSLARQTKVCGKSRSEISKEIIFLSKRQSVLHCNGQQFLSFDAFGVMHKQESFLRKQLLYQCKSCVKPKKILVDLFHRINIVYFRSSIYDEQSLTSLILARLNKFSYPNYVLSRTSNVFNCRAQCLEYVEVLELSKNLVPIFENTAASDKEALEQALNSFFEIYPIWSTYLNEDIREFWVEENRKVDTRLVRFSFSFRPGAVYTYLIHKSLNILAKSRLVEVEHEILDTLLSQNIYLVGKRGHWYNRKALLEYNFKTEDTNVLRYWKTLALSTCENGIEDKYTHLRYYFSLQRRLVRLRKCLKVSNTTELKSMKLINNNPSRLFLHGERIHNGDLSNRTVWRSKTNNAITVEELALQHYQSIGWEGIHAESSILLTLFALTFWDILFEDVPGVFQSPFQSAPLDLHTDSFYISRESTIMKRLEEIRNGKAGLIIKDNYIREHQRKTFCVGLNWSYTCEMLLEIVDCINDNGLAQIFLALTQDYKNSSSGIPDLCLWNPSKKKFMFSEVKSDNDRLSEAQKFWISLLISSEVDVEVCHVSMHKKK; this is translated from the coding sequence ATGAAACGATTCTTTAATGAAGCGTGCGACATAAACACTCCAGATAAATCTGGGGTAAACGAGAACAAGTTATGTTTCCCTCCCTTAAAAGTTGTATGTCAAGCACCAGAGACAACAGTTAAAGGACAAGTTGCCAATACTAATAAGCACAATGTATATTCtactaaaaattcaatgtATCTGCTGGGGTTCGAAGAAATCCTAAACACCGTCCTCGATTGTGAACCGCATATCTTTACTGATGATGAGTTGAGGGTTattgaaaactttaaaGCTTTAGACTCGGATGAACGGTACTTGTTTGTTCGTCTATTCATGcgtaaaagaaataaatggTTCCGCGTGGGCCATTTGACTTATCCAGATTGCAAGGATGTTATTGCCTGCTGTAAGCAGCTTGttctgaaaaatttttttgaagatgaatCACTCATGTCAACTgaagaaataattgaaattctATCTCTCGATGAATTGCGTTCGTTAGCTAGACAAACGAAGGTGTGTGGAAAAAGCAGGtctgaaatttcaaaagaaatcattttcCTATCTAAAAGACAATCAGTACTACATTGTAATGgtcaacaatttttgtcCTTTGATGCTTTTGGTGTGATGCATAAGCAAGAGTCGTTTCTTCGGAAGCAACTATTATATCAATGCAAATCCTGTGTGAaaccaaagaaaattttagtaGACCTATTTCATCGAATTAATATTGTGTACTTTCGTTCGTCCATTTATGATGAACAATCGCTTACGTCTTTAATATTAGCACGCCTTAACAAATTTTCCTACCCGAATTACGTTTTATCGCGAACTTCAAACGTCTTTAATTGTCGTGCTCAATGCCTTGAATACGTTGAGGTTTTAgaactttcaaaaaacttgGTTCCAATCTTTGAAAACACTGCCGCTTCGGATAAGGAAGCACTCGAACAAGCGTTGAACagtttttttgaaatatatcCTATATGGTCGACATATCTAAATGAAGACATTAGGGAATTTTGGGTGGaagaaaatagaaaagtaGATACTCGATTGGTAAGGTTTTCTTTTAGCTTTCGTCCTGGTGCTGTTTACACATACTTAATACATAAAAGTCTAAATATTCTCGCGAAGTCGCGATTAGTTGAGGTTGAACATGAAATATTAGATACCCTTTTATctcaaaatatatatttggTGGGTAAAAGAGGACATTGGTATAATAGAAAAGCCTTACTGGAATACAACTTTAAAACTGAGGATACTAACGTTTTGCGTTATTGGAAAACGCTTGCTTTATCAACTTGTGAAAATGGTATTGAAGACAAGTATACCCACCTCAGATATTACTTTAGCTTACAAAGGAGACTTGTTCGCTTACGGAAGTGTTTAAAAGTCTCTAATACTACCGAATTAAAAAGCATGAAActtataaataataatccTTCAagactttttcttcatggTGAACGAATACATAACGGTGACCTTTCAAACCGGACTGTTTGGCGTAGCAAGACTAATAATGCTATCACAGTTGAAGAGCTTGCTCTTCAACATTATCAATCGATTGGGTGGGAAGGTATACATGCTGAAAGCAGCATTTTGCTAACTTTGTTTGCTTTGACATTCTGGgatattttgtttgagGACGTTCCTGGTGTTTTTCAATCTCCGTTTCAAAGTGCACCTTTGGATTTGCACACTGATTCCTTTTATATATCTAGAGAATCGACAATCATGAAAAGACTTGAGGAAATAAGAAATGGGAAAGCTGGCCTAATTATAAAAGATAATTATATCAGAGAGCaccaaagaaaaacattttgtGTAGGTCTTAATTGGTCGTATACTTGCGAAATGCTTCTTGAAATTGTCGATTGTATCAACGATAATGGACTCGCCCAAATATTTCTTGCTTTGACCCaagattataaaaatagttCTAGCGGGATACCTGATTTATGTTTGTGGAATCcgtctaaaaaaaaatttatgttttcAGAAGTTAAAAGCGATAATGATAGGCTCTCAGAAGCGCAAAAATTCTGGATATCATTACTAATATCCAGTGAAGTTGATGTTGAAGTTTGTCATGTCTCCAtgcacaaaaaaaaataa
- the tif1102 gene encoding translation initiation factor eIF1A-like — MSKKYGGQISFDPPARLEKDQVVAKVVQLKGSALFMVVENNGQELLVEMPPKYRNKIWVRRNGFVIVDKSEFLEKDNKIDGTILYVVQSPLKNWKKQIYWPKEFADESLNQNDSEESSSSEEEYDSD, encoded by the exons atgtcaaaaaaatatggcGGTCAAATTTCGTTTGATCCACCAGCTAGGTTGGAAAAAGATCAAGTCGTCGCCAAAGTTGTGCAACTTAAAGGATCTGCGCTTTTTATGGTAGTAGAAAACAATGGACAGGAATTACTTGTTGAGATGCCTCCAAAGTATCGTAATAAAATATGGGTTAGGAGAAATGGGTTTGTAATAGTTGATAAATCTGAGTTTTTAGAGAAGGACAATAAAATTGACGGTACTATATTGTACGTGGTACAAAGccctttaaaaaattggaaaaaacaaatttattg GCCTAAAGAGTTTGCAGATGAATCGTTAAATCAAAACGATTCTGAGGAAAGCAGCAGTAGCGAGGAAGAATACGATAGTGACTAa
- the prp2 gene encoding U2 small nuclear RNA auxiliary factor small subunit, U2AF-59 — protein sequence MDLSSRLSSGSSRIPKRHRDYRDEEPRRERGSGGIGREDPRGHYGSERPRRRRRDESDFRRHRESRERSYREDERPRRERRYDDYEPRSLRYSSVGRSRSPPPSRERSVRSIEQELEQLRDVTPINQWKRKRSLWDIKPPGYELVTADQAKMSGVFPLPGAPRAAVTDPEKLLEFARSAEGSIIAPPPPLQPGASRQARRLVVTGIPNEFVEDAFVSFIEDLFISTTYHKPETKHFSSVNVCKEENFAILEVATPEDATFLWGLQSESYSNDVFLKFQRIQNYIVPQITPEVSQKRSDDYAKNDVLDSKDKIYISNLPLNLGEDQVVELLKPFGDLLSFQLIKNIADGSSKGFCFCEFKNPSDAEVAISGLDGKDTYGNKLHAQFACVGLNQAMIDKSNGMAILTELAKASSQSIPTRVLQLHNLITGDEIMDVQEYEDIYESVKTQFSNYGPLIDIKIPRSIGTRNSGLGTGKVFVRYSDIRSAEVAMEEMKGCKFNDRTIVIAFYGEDCYKANAW from the coding sequence ATGGATTTGTCTTCCAGATTATCATCAGGTTCTTCACGGATACCCAAGCGACACAGAGATTATCGCGATGAAGAACCTAGACGAGAAAGAGGTTCGGGTGGGATAGGAAGGGAAGACCCGAGAGGCCATTATGGCTCTGAACGACCTAGAAGACGTCGCCGAGACGAAAGTGATTTTCGTAGACATAGAGAATCTCGTGAAAGAAGTTATCGAGAGGATGAGAGGCcaagaagagaaagaagatATGATGATTATGAGCCTCGATCATTACGTTATTCATCTGTCGGAAGAAGTAGAAGTCCACCTCCCAGCCGAGAAAGAAGCGTAAGGTCTATCGAACAGGAACTCGAACAATTGAGAGATGTAACACCAATAAATCAGTGGAAAAGGAAGCGCTCTTTATGGGACATTAAACCACCTGGTTATGAATTGGTTACTGCTGACCAGGCGAAAATGTCTGGTGTTTTTCCTTTGCCAGGCGCTCCTAGAGCTGCAGTTACTGATCCAGAGAAATTGCTAGAATTTGCTCGCTCTGCGGAAGGAAGTATTATTGCTCCCCCTCCGCCCTTACAACCAGGTGCTAGCAGACAGGCTCGTCGACTAGTGGTTACTGGAATTCCTAACGAATTCGTTGAAGATGCTTTTGTATCATTTATCGAAGatctatttatttcaacTACATACCATAAACCCGAGACAAAGCATTTCTCCTCTGTCAACGTCtgtaaagaagaaaacttTGCTATTCTTGAGGTCGCTACTCCTGAAGATGCCACCTTCCTCTGGGGGCTTCAGTCCGAATCATATTCTAATGAtgtctttttaaaatttcaaagaattcaaaattACATCGTCCCTCAAATTACCCCCGAAGtttctcaaaaaagaagtgaTGATTATGCCAAGAACGACGTTTTAGATTCAAAAGacaaaatttacatttcaaatttacCTTTAAATTTAGGCGAAGATCAAGTGGTGGAGCTACTTAAGCCTTTCGGTGATTTATTAAGCTttcaattgataaaaaatattgcagATGGATCTTCGAAgggtttttgtttttgcgaatttaaaaatcctTCTGATGCGGAAGTAGCTATCAGCGGTCTTGATGGTAAAGATACGTATGGGAACAAGTTACACGCACAATTTGCTTGTGTAGGTCTCAATCAAGCTATGATAGATAAGTCTAATGGAATGGCCATTTTGACAGAACTTGCTAAGGCGTCATCACAATCTATTCCAACTAGAGTCTTACAATTAcataatttaattactgGGGACGAAATTATGGATGTACAAGAATATGAAGACATATATGAGTCTGTAAAGACCCAATTTTCGAATTATGGACCACTTATAGATATAAAAATTCCTCGTAGTATTGGCACTAGAAACTCGGGATTAGGAACTGGAAAGGTTTTTGTACGATACTCCGATATCAGATCTGCAGAGGTCGCAATGGAAGAGATGAAAGGttgtaaatttaatgatCGCACGATTGTCATTGCTTTTTATGGTGAGGATTGCTATAAAGCTAATGCATGGTGA
- the cut3 gene encoding condensin complex SMC subunit Smc4 codes for MSDKGIFRTSSTPSIVDVTPDRGERPRKLVRSVLESPSQKDVASIVKIEQTPSRPFFNDFLKKRITDSLNERPNLLNKFMSAQDGTPSKSTGFNERSSQLVSEFTTTEDIENCEETTQVLPPRLVVYELRLTNFKSYAGTQIVGPFHPSFSSIVGPNGSGKSNVIDALLFVFGFRASKLRQSKASALIHKSATHPSLDSCDVEITFKEVNSDFTYVDGSELTVRRTAYKNNTSKYFVNGVESSFSAVSNLLKEKGIDLNHKRFLILQGEVESIAQMKPRAISEGDDGLLEYLEDIIGTSKYKPIIEENMQELSNSDDICAEKESRLKLVLSEKAKLEDSKNSVLSFLKDENELFMKQNQLYRTILYETRNKKTLVQNLLNSLEGKLQAHLEKFEQTERDISEKNEEVKSLREKAAKVKNDCTSEKKTRQSYEQQTVKIEEQLKFLLNKEKKLKKSIEALSFEKSEAENSLSSHDIDSQKLNSEIADLSLRLQQEELSLDDIRKSLQGKTEGISNAIEEKQKAMAPALEKINQLTSEKQILQVELDMLLNKENDLINDVESSQSSLDKLRNDAEENRNILSSKLKVLSDLKGEKKDVSKNIERKKETVHNTYRNLMSNRTKLEEMKASLSSSRSRGNVLESLQRLHESDNLNGFFGRLGDLATIDEAYDVAISTACPALNHIVVDNIETGQKCVAFLRSNNLGRASFIILKELAQKNLARIQTPENVPRLFDLLRFNDQKFAPAFYNVLQNTLVAKNLEQANRIAYGKTRWRVVTLSGQLIDKSGTMTGGGTRVKKGGMSSAITSDVSPASVETCDKQVQLEDTRYRQHLSELESLNQRFTEISERIPSAELEISKLQLDVSACDRLVAGEERRILQLKSDLKSIRNNNERKRNLQNKISNMDKEVEAININNEGLVTEIKTLQDKIMEIGGIRYRIQKSKVDDLHEQLKFVKDKLNKMSFKKKKNEQRSQSFQVELSNLTSEYDTTTESIATLKTELQSLNKYVDEHKSRLREFENALWDINSSIDELVKFIEFESKQMNSVKAERIELENQIQEQRTALSEVGNNENKYLKLMSNLKLHNLTEFCDQTTMDSTFPEYSEDELSSVDKSELVSNISVLKKKTEDREVDINVLSEYRRCNKEAEKRDSDYQSELQKRTDLKKVVTDLQSQRLDEFMYGFGIISMKLKEMYQIITMGGNAELELVDSLDPFSEGVLFSVMPPKKSWKNISNLSGGEKTLSSLALVFALHNYKPTPLYVMDEIDAALDFKNVSIVANYIKERTKNAQFIVISLRSNMFELSSRLVGIYKTANMTKSVTINNKEILTD; via the coding sequence ATGTCTGACAAGGGCATCTTTCGAACGTCTTCAACACCCTCGATTGTGGATGTTACGCCAGATCGTGGTGAAAGGCCACGAAAGTTGGTTCGCTCAGTGCTAGAATCTCCTTCTCAGAAAGATGTCGCATCAATTGTCAAGATAGAGCAAACACCATCTCGCCCATTTTTCAatgactttttaaaaaaaagaattaccGATTCTTTAAACGAACGCCCTAATTTGCTCAACAAATTTATGTCTGCTCAAGATGGCACTCCATCTAAATCAACAGGTTTCAATGAACGGAGTTCACAACTTGTGTCAGAATTTACTACTACAGAGGATATTGAGAATTGTGAAGAAACCACTCAGGTTCTTCCTCCTAGACTGGTTGTTTACGAGCTACGCctaacaaattttaaatcatatGCAGGAACTCAGATAGTGGGTCCGTTTcatccttctttttcttcaattgtTGGACCAAATGGCTCTGGGAAATCTAATGTTATCGAtgctttactttttgttttcgGTTTTCGTGCTAGTAAACTTAGGCAATCCAAAGCGTCTGCCTTAATTCATAAATCTGCAACTCATCCTTCTCTCGATAGTTGTGATGTCgaaattacttttaaagaGGTAAACTCTGACTTTACTTATGTTGATGGAAGCGAACTAACAGTTCGTCGTACtgcttataaaaataatactaGTAAATACTTTGTAAATGGGGTTGAGAGTTCCTTTTCTGCAGTTTCTAATCTTTTAAAGGAGAAAGGAATAGACTTGAATCATAAGagatttttaattcttcaaGGAGAAGTCGAATCAATAGCGCAAATGAAGCCCCGGGCTATATCAGAAGGTGATGATGGTCTTCTTGAATATCTTGAAGATATCATCGGAACCTCGAAATATAAGCCAATTATAGAAGAGAATATGCAAGAACTTTCGAATTCTGATGATATCTGTGCTGAGAAAGAATCTCGTTTAAAACTGGTGCTCTCTGAAAAGGCGAAATTAGAAGATAGCAAAAATTCggttctttcttttctcaaAGACGAAAATGAGTTGTTTATGAAACAGAATCAGCTTTACCGTACTATTCTATACGAAACACGCAATAAAAAGACGTTAGTTCAAAACTTGCTTAATAGTTTGGAAGGAAAATTACAAGCACATTTAGAGAAATTTGAACAAACCGAGCGAGATATTTcggaaaaaaatgaagaggTTAAATCATTGCGTGAAAAGGCagcaaaagtaaaaaacgATTGTACTTCAGAGAAGAAAACTCGCCAGTCTTATGAACAACAGACTGTGAAGATTGAAGAGcagttaaaatttttacttaataaagaaaaaaagttaaagaaATCCATTGAGGCTCTTTCATTCGAAAAATCAGAAGcagaaaattctttaagCTCTCATGATATTGATTCCCAAAAGTTGAATTCTGAAATTGCCGATCTCAGTTTAAGACTTCAACAGGAAGAATTGAGTTTGGATGACATTAGGAAAAGTCTACAGGGAAAAACGGAAGGTATTTCAAATGctattgaagaaaagcaaaaggcTATGGCTCCCGCCCTCGAGAAAATAAACCAATTGACAtcagaaaaacaaattttacaGGTTGAGTTGGATatgttattaaataaagaaaatgatctAATTAACGATGTTGAGTCCTCTCAATCTTCGCTTGATAAACTGCGTAATGATGCAGAAGAAAATCGGAATATCCTGTCTTCTAAGCTTAAAGTGCTTTCCGACCTAAAAGGAGAGAAGAAAGATGTTAGTAAGAAcattgaaagaaagaaggaaaCTGTTCACAATACTTACCGAAATCTTATGTCAAACAGAACAAAGTTGGAGGAGATGAAAGCTTCTTTAAGTTCTTCTAGATCTCGTGGAAATGTGTTAGAAAGTCTTCAAAGACTTCATGAATCTGATAATTTAAATGGTTTCTTTGGACGTCTTGGTGATTTGGCTACAATTGACGAGGCTTATGATGTGGCCATTTCAACTGCCTGTCCTGCTTTAAATCATATTGTAGTTGACAATATTGAAACTGGACAGAAATGTGTGGCTTTTCTGCGCTCCAATAACCTAGGCCGTGctagttttattattctcAAAGAACTGGCGCAGAAAAATTTAGCTCGTATCCAAACACCTGAGAATGTTCCCCGGCTCTTCGACTTACTTCGGTTTAATGATCAGAAATTCGCTCCTGCGTTTTATAACGTTTTGCAGAATACCTTAGTTgctaaaaatttggaacAGGCTAATAGAATTGCGTATGGCAAAACACGTTGGAGAGTTGTTACACTAAGTGGTCAGTTAATTGATAAATCGGGCACAATGACTGGAGGTGGTACTCGAGTAAAGAAAGGCGGAATGTCCTCAGCTATAACGAGTGATGTATCGCCGGCTTCAGTTGAGACTTGTGATAAACAAGTGCAACTAGAAGACACTCGATATCGCCAACACCTAAGTGAGCTGGAGAGCCTTAATCAGCGATTTACTGAAATTTCGGAACGTATTCCATCGGCGGAACTAGAGATTTCAAAGCTGCAGCTTGACGTTTCTGCTTGTGATAGATTGGTAGCTGGAGAAGAGAGGCGAATCTTGCAGCTTAAATCcgatttaaaaagtattagAAACAACAATGAACGTAAACGGAATctccaaaacaaaatatcaaatatGGACAAGGAAGTTGAGGCCATAAATATTAACAATGAAGGCCTTGTCACTGAAATTAAGACGTTACAAGATAAGATCATGGAAATAGGTGGGATTCGATATCGTATACAAAAATCAAAGGTCGACGATTTGCATGAGCAACtcaaatttgttaaagaCAAGCTTAACAAAATGAGtttcaagaagaagaagaatgaGCAACGCAGTCAATCTTTCCAAGTTGAACTATCAAACCTTACTAGCGAGTACGATACAACTACTGAAAGTATAGCCACTTTAAAGACTGAACTACAATCGTTAAACAAGTATGTGGATGAACACAAATCTCGGCTCCgcgaatttgaaaatgctcTATGGGACATCAATTCCTCTATCGACGAACtagtaaaatttattgaatttgaatCTAAGCAAATGAATTCCGTTAAAGCAGAAAGGATTGAATTGgaaaatcaaattcaaGAGCAGCGTACGGCATTATCAGAGGTCGgcaataatgaaaataaatatttaaagcTCATGTCAAATCTGAAGTTACACAATTTGACTGAATTTTGTGACCAGACAACAATGGACTCAACTTTTCCCGAATATTCTGAAGATGAACTGAGTTCAGTTGATAAAAGCGAGCTGGTCTCTAATATTTCAGtcttgaaaaagaaaactgaAGACAGAGAAGTAGATATCAATGTTTTGTCTGAATATCGTAGATGTAACAAGGAAGCAGAAAAGCGTGATTCTGATTACCAAAGTgaattgcaaaaaagaaccgatttgaaaaaagtcGTTACAGATCTTCAATCTCAGAGGCTCGATGAGTTTATGTACGGATTTGGAATTATATCTATGAAGCTTAAAGAAATGTATCAAATTATTACTATGGGCGGAAACGCAGAGCTTGAGTTAGTGGATAGTTTGGATCCGTTTTCTGAGGGGGTATTGTTTAGTGTGATGCCTCCCAAAAAATCTTGGAAGAACATATCTAACCTTTCGGGAGGAGAGAAGACGTTAAGTTCTCTAGCCCTTGTCTTTGCTCTACATAATTACAAACCGACTCCTTTATACGTTATGGACGAAATCGATGCTGCATTAGACTTTAAAAACGTTTCGATTGTTGCGAATTACATTAAGGAAAGAACTAAAAACGCGCAGtttattgttatttctTTAAGAAGTAATATGTTTGAGTTATCTTCTCGTTTGGTTGGCATTTATAAAACGGCGAATATGACTAAGAGTGTCACAATCAACAACAAGGAAATACTTACAGATTAA
- the erv2 gene encoding sulfhydryl oxidase: protein MILNRRIQVILPTLLILSFIIWIFHSVMVDKDWRLFMPEIKSLPDREGQGRKPIEMMSTKHDNNTNNLMVNAYWKLIHTVVSNYPNRPTLDERDILRHYLFSSAITMPCGEYSVELQKILDVHPPQTSSRKAATTWACKVHNQLNEKMNQPKTSCDGFNERYVIGSPTYRESEAENVPERVQVINEDHDYSG from the coding sequence ATGATCCTTAATAGAAGAATTCAGGTGATTCTCCCTACCCTACTAATCTTATCGTTTATTATATGGATCTTTCACAGTGTTATGGTAGACAAAGATTGGCGTCTGTTTATGCCTGAAATTAAATCGCTTCCGGATCGAGAAGGTCAAGGTAGAAAACCAATTGAGATGATGTCCACGAAGCACGATAATAACACGAATAATTTAATGGTAAATGCATACTGGAAGTTAATTCATACGGTTGTTTCCAATTATCCAAACAGACCAACATTAGATGAGCGAGATATCTTAAGACATTATCTATTTTCTTCCGCTATTACAATGCCATGTGGTGAATACTCTGTGGAACTCCAAAAGATACTAGATGTACATCCTCCACAAACAAGTTCTCGAAAAGCAGCAACTACGTGGGCTTGCAAAGTACACAATCAATTAAATgagaaaatgaatcaaCCAAAGACATCATGCGATGGATTTAATGAGAGATATGTAATCGGATCGCCGACCTATCGCGAAAGCGAAGCTGAAAATGTTCCTGAACGGGTACAAGTAATTAACGAAGATCACGACTATTCTGGTTGA